TCACAAAGAGCCCAAGGCCACTGTTCACAACTGTGCTGGAACTGGCCATCCTCAGAACCTCAGGGTGAACACAGTAGGAATGTGACAGTGCATTGACAGGTAGGAATTGTAGTCTTCCAAGGAGTACAGGCAGGGGCAGGTGGAGGGCAGCACTGCGGGTCACACTGGCCAGCCCAATGGCCCCAATGCGCTTGGTTGTCAGGATGGTAGCATAGCGTAAGGGCTCTCGGATAGCCACACAGCGGTCAAAAGCCATGGCCAACAGCACAGCTGACTCAATTACTGAGCATGTGTGGATGAAGAAGAGTTGCACAAAGCAGGTTGCAGCTCCCACCTTCCTCTGGCCCAGGAGAAAAACAGCTGCCATGGAAGGCAGTGTGGAAACTGGGAGCCCCAGGTCAGCCACTGAGAGCATGGAGAGGAAGATGTACACGGGAGTGTGGAGGCTGGGAACAGACTTGACAATGTACAGAATGGTGGTGTTGCCTAGCAGAGAGAGAACATAGATGAAGCAGACAGGAATAGCTGTCCAGCAATGAGCAGTCTCCAGTCCTGGGAAATCCATCAGTATGAAGAAGAAACTTCTGGCATTGTTGTTGATAGGAATTGCCATAACTCTGAGAGAATTTTGCCCTTTAAAAATTGTGGAAGcaagaaaatattattctttcaTAGCATTTTCTATCATCTCATCCCATTTGGTACCCCTGGCCCATGCCTACAGTAATACTTCTCTGGTCACTATACTGAATCATATTCCTGTAGAAATTTCCCTAGGACAGGGTTCCCCCAATCTCAGGGTTCTAATGCCTGATCTTCTGAGGTGGAAGTGATGTAATAGTATTGGAAATAAAGTTCTCAATAAGtgtaatgtacttgaatcatccctaaacgccacccctccccaccctcctggtCTTGGAGgcaaaaaattgtcttccaggcAAACCATTCTTGATGCCAAAAAGGCTGTTGACCTCTGCCTGGGGAATAATGCTGTGCTCTCTTCTTGGTGGTTTGTCCTGGTTATCAGAATCAAATTTGGCCCTTCACATATAGAAAATTCCTTCCTCATAAGAAGATGTTTCAAGGTACAAAAAATGCAAAGGGTAACTCTgtattgagagcacagagtccatGTATAATCTAAAACAGTTTTTATAATATAATAGGATTGTAAGGAAACCAAGATTCAGATAATTGTATCTAATGAATGCTCAGGGGTTaggaaataatgtatataaaaatgttaatattaacTCTGAACTCCTGATATTACCAGATGTATATTTTGCTTTGGCAGTCAGGACATCAAAAGTAATATCTGTGACAGGAAGACAGCAGGAAGGGTTTGAGCTTGATGTGTTTGTTTACTGGACTCAAGTCTCTTCTCAATCCTACTTCCAGCTCTCTAAAAATATCTGAATAGCTGGTACAGACATGTGAGAAGAAGAAGTTGAAGACTAGATAGTATTTGTTGTTGGAGAGACAATATATTCTCAGTGGTCTTACACAATTACTGAGTTCCTGCTATGTACTCAATTTAAGTCATATActgatatataatatgtaattgtGTTTTTGAAGGTCCTGTAACCCACGGGTCACCAGAGAACACGTTCACAAACTAGTTCATGAGGGCACTGACCATGAGACAGATAAAGAATCCCAACTGTGAACCTACATCCTGCTTTCCATGACTCACCTTTTTAATGATTCTGGGTCCCTTGAGGACAAATATTAAAGAAAGGACTAAAGTGAAAAATCTGAGTTCATGGAGTTCTAAAGAAACATTGTTGACATTGAATGGTTAGCCTCTTTGTTAACATCCTCTTGGGCAGTCATGTATGTGGCAGTTATGACcagtttttgtgaccccatgaactgtagcccacacagctcctctgtccaggcaagaatagtcattcctttctccaggggatcgtccccacccaggaattgaaccccagtctccttcaTTAGacagcagattcttcaccgtctgagttgccagggaagccctaactaatCATCATGATATTGTAATTCCTTTTCATAAACTTACTGTAATGTTGCCAGATAAAGTAATAAAAGACACCTACAATCCCCATTTCACATGTTATCTGTTAGtctaaagaaaaactaaagaagaaTTTCTGTGTAGGCTGAGCAACAATGGTCAGAACCAAAACAAGTTGGATAATTTAATACTAAATATTGGCAGCAATTATAGGACAAGTAGTGAAGGAGGAAGTGacagcttttcactttcatgcattggagaaggaaatggcaacccactccagtgctcttgcctggagaatcccagggacaggggagcctggtgggctgccgtctatggggtcgcacagagtcggacacgactgaagcgacttagcagcagcagcagcagccgtgaaGGAGGATAATGAatatgaagaagaagaagaaaaaggaaggaaaaggagaagagccATCTGTAAAGACAGCAAAAAGCAGAAGCAGGCCTATCATATTTGAGATGGACCTCTGATCcaaagaagaatactggaattttaTGTGAGTACACTAATTTGAGATGTGAGGGTGCATGAGTCCTAGGAATCATCTATATTGTTCAAAAAAACCTCTCTGAGTTGTAGTTCCAGAGGGAGAGATGGGTAATGAGCATTCTTTGTATCCATCAAACTTCCCCTAACAAATTGTATTTATACACTGTTAATCACAGTATATTTTCAACAGAGGAGAAGCttcattccctggtagctcagaggataaagcgtctgcctgcaatgcaggagactggagttcgatccctggtttgggaagacccctggagaaggaaatggcaccccactccagtattcttgtctggagaattccatggacagaggatcctggtgggctacagttcacagggtcgcaaagagtcggacatgactaagcgacttcacacacacacaatcacagtaTATTTTCAACAGAGAGAAAAAGCACCCCCCtcaaaatgcaataaaatgaaattactaTAAGTatagataataaaaattaaaaaaaaaaacaactgaaattcAGCATTATTATTTGTGGGAGAATATTTTATTCAGGCTTTCATAACCTCCTATAAATATTAGAAACTGTTCAACAGAATGTTGTAACCACTTTATAATGATGAGACAGATAAAGATGAAACTGTAGTGTGAATTCAatataagcttcccaggtggctcagtgctaaagaaactgcctgcaaaacaggagatgagggtttgatccttgaatcagaagatcccttggagaaggaaatgccaacccactccagtacttttgtctgggaactcccatggacagaggagccttgcagggtaCAAcgcagggggtcacaaaaagtcagacatgatttagagactacaataacaacaacaacaaatgaataaaatagattcTGCAACACGGCTAAAAGGAATGTAAAACTGTGTCTcagaaaacaaattcattttattGTGATACTTAAGTAATTATGGAAATGTACCTTCCTGTATTAGTTCTGATGCATGAAGGAGAAGGGTTCCAAGCCCTCACTAAATAACTGAGAATCTAGATTTTCCTTGTGTTGAAATATTCCAGTCTGCATTCATGTCTGATAAAATGAGACAACTGGATATCTCCTTCTCTGCCACAGCCTTAAAGGATTTTTGAATGTTAACATTTAATAAGGAGCAGCTATACATTTTTGACACATGtatacatagagaagagacatACATTACAAAATGTTTGGATTTGTtcacaaagaaatgctcaaatgaCAGGAGATAACACAGAATGGAAGAGAACGCCTCTGGACAATGGCCAGAGCTTGCAGCGTAAGGCAATACTTGCTTCTCTCTGGATAACGTTTCCCTCAACAGTTTCATCTTTACTGTCTTGTTGTTATAAAGTGGTTATGACATTTTGTTgaacattttctaatatttataggAGATTAtggaaatatgaatttaaaaattttttttttcaaaaacatacaACTTTCTGAGAAACATTTCTATGTTGTCCAGATGCTGGGTGGCTCTGTGGCCATACAGATCTTTAAAGGTGTTAATGCTGCTTTAGAACACTAAGTTGCACAGAGTCCTGGAGTTACTTGCACTGACTTGAGGAACGCTATATAAACTAAACCATTTCAGTTCTTCAAAGTATAAATACAGACCTATTATGCTTTTCAAAAATCTTACAGATTTAATATTATCAGTCCCTTATaccattccttttcagattatttcttcATTGTAAGAGTTTCACTGGTAAATATTTGGTATCACCTCTGTTACAATGCAGTGTGATAAACcgtatttccagtttttattctctccctctttcttccttccttgcttcccagccttcttgcctttctttctgttttcattatttctttcttttctttcttacattAATTATTATCAATTATCTAATGTACGTTTTacataaatgaaatttattttgcagttaatctttaaaaattgactGATATTTGGATGGGGAAAGAGGAGTCAGGGATGGTttccaaaaatatacaatgtaTCATATGAGAGGATAAGAGATACTAGATACCTCCAACAAATGTCCACACTGCCTCAGAAATTCTCACAGTCAAGTTTGCAATCAGATCTAGCATAGCTCATGACTTCTCTTGACTTCCATCCCAAGTATACAAATGGCGTGCTTTGCATTAAACTCGCCCAAGGTGTTTCGATCACTCACCAGACTCCGAGGAAGGGACATAACCCCTGTGGATCATGGTGCGGCTGGAGCCTCCTGAGGCTCCCTGTCTTGATCATAGTACCAAGTGAGCAGGTTTATAAAGCACTGGTTCTGGCTCTCCCTGGAGGCTTATATCCAATCCCTATGGTACAGGGTCTCAGAGAAGCATCAGGTGTGCATATACCAGACAGAGCTGTCCATTGCTAATTTTTGTGGATCTTTGCCAGATCTTCAAATGATCTATGGTATAAGCTTAGAACACCCAGCCAGTTCTGCTTCAGGCTTGCTTTCTTCTGTTTCCAGCCTAAGCTCTTCTTAAGTACATAGAGATCAAAATCATCACACTGATCATAGCTATTCTGTCCCCAGAAACATCTTGCATTGTATTTAGATACCCAGGACATACAATCCTTTATatcctccagttcagttcagttaaattcagtcactcagtcatgtctgattcttcgtgaccccatgaatcacagcacagcaagcctccctgtccatcaccaactcctggaatttacccaaactcatttccatcgagtgggtgatgccatccagccatctcatcctctgtcatccccttctcctcctgtacccaatctctcccagcatcagggtcttttccaatgagtcaactcttctcatgaggtggccaaagtattggagtttcagcttcagcatcagtccttccaataaacacccaggactgactcctttaggatggactggttggatctccttgcaatagtgtaaagtttaaaaataaaataaaattaaaaaaaaaaagagtcttctccaacaccacagttcaaaagcatcaattcttcgtcaatcagctttcttcacagtccaactctcacatccatacatgaccactggaaaaaccatagccttgaatagacggacctttgttggcaaagtaatgtctctgcttttcaatatgctgtctaggttcatcataactttccttctaaggagtaagtaacttttaatttcatggctgcaatcaccacctgcagtgattttagagccccccaaaataaagtctgacactgtttccactgtttccccatctatttcccatgaagtgatgggaccagatgccatgatcttagctttctgaatgttgagctttaagccaactttttgactctcctctttcactttcatcaggagactttttagttcctcttcactttctgccatatgggtggtgtcatctgcatatctgaggttattgatatttctcccagcaatcttgattccagcttgtgcttcttccagcccagcatttctcatgatgtactctgcatagaagttatataagcagggtgacaatatccagccttgacgtactccttttcctatttgaaaccagtctgttgttccatgtccagttctaactgttgcttcctgacctgcatacaggtttctcaagaggcaggtcaggtggtcgggtattcccatctctttcagaattttccagtttattgtgatccacacagtcaaaggctgtggcatagtcaataaagcagaaatagatatatcCTCCAACTCTTCTCCAAATCCAGAGGATCATTTCCTTAACTTTAAATATCTTGGTTGTAAATATATTGAGAGTTGAATCTCTAGAGCATTATTTCCATGAGTGATAATGTTAATAGATTTCCTTCAAGGTAAATTGGTTTTGCACAGATTGATCTTTGTTACAATAATTTCTTTGTATTGCCTCCTCACCCCCTCCCTGACCCTGCGATGAATTTGGGATTGAGGAGGGCAACATTTGTACTCAGAGACTGGCCAGAAAATGCAGTGAGCAGAATTATCCAGAGAGACCAGTGAATAACCAGAATAGAGAGGTGCTGGAAGAGCTGAGAAAGCACAGATATCTCTAAGAAGTCAGCAGTTGATAGTATTAAATATTGACTAGCAGTCCAGGGATGAGGAGACAGGATTTGAAATATGTTATTTGATTTGGTATTAATAATTTAGAGTTCACTGGGGACCTTTGCCCAAGCAGTTTCAATGGAGCAATAGAGACAAAATTTGATTGCAAATGGAgttgataaaaaatttttttacttcaatttaaatacaaataaactaTGATGTTTGGGGATGCACATATATaatcacaataaaaagaaaaataatgaactgAACACTATAAAAGTCAGAATAGTGATTTAACATGGTGACGGTGGTAAGGTTATGTTCAGGAAAGACTGCAGAGGAAATTTGggtgttatttctttatttaggtGACATTTATGTGGATGCCCAGTTTTACAAAAATTTGTTaaattgttcatttatttccatgcaGGTTTTAAACTCcaacaaaatgtattttaaaataatttgagaagATTAAGACTATTAAGACcatttatgcatttttttcaagTAGCTTAATTTTGAGCCAGAGGGAAAATTTAGATCAGGTACTGAGTGATAGCCATATCTGATGGAGAGTCTTAATAATGTATTTTCAAACTGTTGCTGAGCAACTAGTGGAAAAGCAGTCACTGGAGATAATTATTTCTAGTTAAAGAAGCACAGGATACTCATGCTTGGTAAGGTAGATGTGTTCATTTCCTATAGCTGCTTAGTCAAATCACCACAAACTCATGGCTTATAATAGCACAATGTTTCTTTCTGGAAATTAAAACCTCCAAAATGAATCttcctgggctaaaatcaaggtatctGCTGGACAAGTTCTTTCTGAAGGATATGGAGAGGAATCTGTTGTCTTGCCTTTCTCAGAACCTAGCAGATGTTTGCATTCTTTGGCTTATGGCCTCATTCCTCTACCTTCAAAACCATCAATATAGTGTCTTCTCTTCTGACAGCCTGTCTCCCCCTTACAAAAATCTTGTGATTGCCTCAGACCCACTCAGAAAATTCAGGATGATGTCCTAATCTCAAGATCCTTagtttaattacatctgcaaagtttCTTTTGCCACATAAGGTAATATATTCATTCACAGGTTAAATGTACAGATATTTGATGGGCCAGAATTCAGCCTACTGTTTGTGGAGAAAAAAACATAGAGTGAGAGTAAAAGTTTGGTTGAAACACCAGAATATAGGTCAAAAGGAATTTTATGCACTGAGTgcagtaaatcagacagagaaggagaaacatcatatttcttcagtcactcaatcatgccggactctttgcgatcccatgaattgcagcactccaggtttccctgtccttcactatctcccagagcttgctcaaactcatgtccatcaaattggtgatgtcatccaaccatcttgtcctctgtcatcaccttctcctcctgccttcaatctttcccagcatcaaggtcttttccaatgagtagactcttcccatcaggtggccaaagtattgaagcttcagcttcagcatcagtctttccagtgaatatttaggattgatttcctttaggattgactggtttgatttacttgctgtccaagggtctctcaagagttttctccaacagaacagttcaaaagcattctattctttggcactcagctttctttttggtccaactctcatcatatcacatcccttatatgtggaatctaaaaagaattgaTGCaactgaacttacaaaacagaaaaagattcacagacttggagaatgagtttatggttgccagggagaaggatgagaggaagggatagttagggagtttgggatggacatgtacacactactgtatttaaaatggataaccaaaaaggacctgctgtatagcacagggagctctactcaatgttatatggcagcctgaatGAGAGGGGAGTCTTGGGGGGattcatacatgtatatgtatggctgagtccctttgctgttcacctgaaactatcacaacattatttgtaattggctataccccaatacaaaacaaaaaggtaaaaacaatttaaaaaggaattttatgCTGCCATATGAGAACTAAAGTCAAGAGATGATATGAGAGTCTCATACATGTAAGGGTAGCAGGTATAATGAAATTACTACAGAAGTTCCCATGCAGAGATTGTGTTTGGGTCTAAGGATattaaggaaatggaaagaatatgtaGAGTTCTAGAAGCCTATTCTATCCTAGTAATTGTAATATGTGGAGTAAAGAAAGGCAAGAGTAACTGGAAAAGCTAAATCTCTGGAGCTCTTTCTTATAttctgaacaacaaacaaaagcttacaactttgaaaatgaatatattcaaGTTGCATATAATAGTATTGACAAATCTCAAGACAATTATGTTAAAAAatttggtgactttttttttggtaaggatTTTAAACAATGTTATATACCATGTGTatgcttattatatataaatgcatatgctTATTATATACAATACATATCCATTAAATATAgtctttccaggtgactcagacggtgaagaacTAGCCCtcaatacaagagacctgggttcgatccccatgttgggaagctcccccagagatggaaatggcaacccactccagtattcttgacaggagaatcccatgaatagaggatcctggtgggatatagtccatggggtcacaaagagtcagttggacacgacagaatgactaacactttcactttcaatgagaaagggaaaaataatccACAAACTGAAATTTGTGTGGTTACTTTTGGGAACTGAGTTGGATGTCTGATTCAGCAAGAAATCTTTCCCTTTATTgtaactctttttattttaaaagcttggATTCAATTGTGGCAAAAAATTATAATTCAGAAGAATCAAGTCAAAAAATACATGTAGGTTTGTTGTATCATTTTCTGCATTTTTGCatgcttgaaatattttctaataataatgatgatatataaacaagagaaaaagaggatTGGATTGAGAGCAAAATTGAACATCTcagataatattaaaataaatacatttgaaagtAATGATAGTTTGATATTCTTTGAATATAGGAGATTACAATTTTTCTTTGACATTGGAAAGAAGAATTTGATGGCATATCTAGATACAGACTTTTTTATGCAAGTGAAATTGAAGAGTTGCTAACATTTGATATTAAACTGTGGATTATGAAAAAAGTCATTGAGGgtttcaaatatatacatttaaggcACCAAATGgccaaataaatttattattaatttgtaGCTATTACAATATGAAAGAATCTAGTGTTACTCTTAATTAGAATTAAAACATACAGGTGTTAAgagtagaaaatataaagatatttaaaatggttCCAAAGTTGAGAAATGCAAAgtataaaaaacaagaaagaaaggataCTGATGGAGCTTTTTTAGGAGTATGTGTGATC
This sequence is a window from Bubalus kerabau isolate K-KA32 ecotype Philippines breed swamp buffalo chromosome 15, PCC_UOA_SB_1v2, whole genome shotgun sequence. Protein-coding genes within it:
- the LOC129629331 gene encoding olfactory receptor 51G2-like, with the protein product MAIPINNNARSFFFILMDFPGLETAHCWTAIPVCFIYVLSLLGNTTILYIVKSVPSLHTPVYIFLSMLSVADLGLPVSTLPSMAAVFLLGQRKVGAATCFVQLFFIHTCSVIESAVLLAMAFDRCVAIREPLRYATILTTKRIGAIGLASVTRSAALHLPLPVLLGRLQFLPVNALSHSYCVHPEVLRMASSSTVVNSGLGLFVMLSTLGLDAVLILLSYVMILKTVLSIASNAGRLKALNTCISHICAELLFYTPLVSLSVIHRFGKKKLPAQIYMLLSYLHFLVPLMLNLIVYTVKTKEIQARILKMLQPSKL